In Procambarus clarkii isolate CNS0578487 chromosome 30, FALCON_Pclarkii_2.0, whole genome shotgun sequence, the DNA window acctgtcatctatagtggagacgagTCATCTAAAGTGGAGACaaatcatctatagtggagacaagtcATCTGCAGTGGAGACGTGTCATCTACAGTGCAGActtgtcatctatagtggagacgtgtCATCTCTAGTGGAGACAAGTCATCAATAGTGGACACGTGTCATCTATAGTGAAGACGTATCAACTATAGTGGAGACAAGTGATCTGTAGCGGAGACCTGTCAActatagtggagacctgtcatctatagtggagatctGTCATCCatagtggagacctgtcatctatagtgcAGACCTGTTGTCTATAGTGGAGACAATTCATCTATATTGTTGACAATTCATCTATATTGTTGACAAATCATCAATAGTGAGtcctgtcatctatagtggagtccTGTCATCTATATTGCAGACCTGTTACctatagtggagacctgtcatctatgGTAAAGACCTGTCATCTATTGTGGAGACGTGTCATCTATAATGGAGacgtgtcatctatagtggagacctgtcatctattGTTGAGGCCTGTCATCTATAGTGAAGACAAATCATCTGTAGTGGAGCCAAGTCATCTTTAGTGAAGAcatgtcatctatagtggagacgatTCATCTATATTGGAGACCTGCTATCTATCGTGAAGACaaatcatctatagtggagacaaatCATCTGTAGTGGAGAAGTATCATCTGTAGTGGAGACaaatcatctatagtggagacaaatcatctatagtggagacgtgtCATCTACAGTCAAGACCTGTCATTTACAGTGGAGACGTGTCATCTGTAGTCCATctacagtccagcaaccaggaggcctgttcgacgaccgggacgcggggacactaagacccggaagcacctcaaggtaacttcaaggtaacctctatagtggagacgtgtcatctatagtggatACCTGTCATCTACTGTGGAGACCTGTCATCGATTGTGAAAACAAATCATCTGGAGTAGAGACAAGTCATCTAAAATGGAGacaagtcatctatagtggagacctgtcatctatagtggagacgagTCATCTAAAGTGGAGACaaatcatctatagtggagacaagtcATCTGCAGTGGAGACGTGTCATCTACAGTGCAGActtgtcatctatagtggagacgtgtCATCTCTAGTGGAGACAAGTCATCAATAGTGGACACGTGTCATCTATAGTGAAGACGTATCAACTATAGTGGAGACAAGTGATCTGTAGCGGAGACCTGTCAActatagtggagacctgtcatctatagtggagatctGTCATCCatagtggagacctgtcatctatagtgcAGACCTGTTGTCTATAGTGGAGACAATTCATCTATATTGTTGACAATTCATCTATATTGTTGACAAATCATCAATAGTGAGtcctgtcatctatagtggagtccTGTCATCTATATTGCAGACCTGTTACctatagtggagacctgtcatctatgGTAAAGACCTGTCATCTATTGTGGAGACGTGTCATCTATAATGGAGacgtgtcatctatagtggagacctgtcatctattGTTGAGGCCTGTCATCTATAGTGAAGACAAATCATCTGTAGTGGAGCCAAGTCATCTTTAGTGAAGAcatgtcatctatagtggagacgatTCATCTATATTGGAGACCTGATATCTATCGTGAAGACaaatcatctatagtggagacaaatCATCTGTAGTGGAGAAGTATCATCTGTAGTGGAGACaaatcatctatagtggagacaaatcatctatagtggagacgtgtCATCTACAGTCGAGACCTGTCATTTACAGTGGAGACGTGTCATCTGTAGTGGAGACGTGTCATCTATATTGGAGACGTGTCATCTATATTAGAGacgtgtcatctatagtggagacctgcCATCTACAGTGGAGACCTGTCATATATAGTGGAGACttatcatctatagtggagacttatcatctatagtggagacctgtcatctattGTGGAGACAAGTCATCTGTAGTGGAGACGTGTCATCTGTAGTGGAGGGGTGTCATCTATAGTAGAGATTTGTCACCTGTACTGGAGACAAGTCATCTATATTGGAGACAAGTTATCTCTAGTGGAGACGTATCACCTATAGTAGAAACAAGTCATCTGTATTGGAGAcatgtcatctatagtggagacctgtcaCCTATAGTTGAGACctatcatctatagtggagacctgtcagttatagtggagacctgtcatctatagtggaatTGTGTCAATTGTAGTGGAGACGTGTCATCTTTAGTGGAGACCTGTCTTCTATAGTGGAGActtgtcatctatagtggagacctaTCATCTTtagtggagacctgtcatctatagtggagacctgtcatctatagtggagacttgTCATCTTTATTTTAGacgtgtcatctatagtggagaccttTCATCTATGGTGGAGACAAGTTATCTATAGTGAAGACAAGTCATCTATAGTGAAGACctttcatctatagtggagatctgtcatctatagtggagacctgtcatATATAGTGGAGACGTGTCATCTACAGTGGAGACAAGTCATCTATAGTGAAAACCTGTTATTTTCAGTGGAGATaattcatctatagtggagacaagaCACCTTtagtggagacctgtcatctattggggagacctgtcatctatagtgaAGCAAAATCATCTGTAGTAGAGACAAGTCATCTATATTGGAGacgtgtcatctatagtggagacctgtcatctaCAGTGGAGACGAGTCATCTATAGAGGAGACCTGCCATCTATCGTGAAGACAAATCATCTATAGTGGAAACaaatcatctatagtggagacaagtcatctatagtggagacgtgtcatctgtattggagacctgtcatctatagtggagacttgTCATCTGCAGTGGAGACTTCTCATCAATAGTGGAGACCTGTCGTCTATAATTGAGACAAGTCACCTGTAGTGGAGacgtgtcatctatagtggagacgtgtCATCTCTAGTGGAGACGTATCATCTAAAATGGAGACAAGTCGTCTGtagtggagacctgtcatctataaTGAAGACCTGTTATCTATAGTGGAAACGTGTCATATATAATGGGAACCTGTCCCCTATAGTGATGACCTGTCTtctatagtggagacctgtcatctatatTGGAGAAAATTTATCTGTATTGGAGACCTGTCATTTGtagtggagacctgtcatctatagtggagacctgccatctatagtggagacctgtcatctatagtggagacctgtcatctgtagtggagacctgtcatctatagtggagacctgtcatctatagtggagacttgTCATCTATATTTTAGacgtgtcatctatagtggagacctgtcatctatagtggagacaaaaTATCTATAATGAAGATTAGTTATCTATAGTGAAGACCTGTCATCTATAGAGGAGacaagtcatctatagtggagacaaggCATTtatagtggagacctgtcatctatagtggagacaggATATCTATAGTGAAGACAAGTCATCTATAGCGAAGACCTGTCATCTACAGTGGAGACAAGTTAACTATAGTGAAGACAAGTCATCTATATTGGAGACAAGTCATCTATATTGGAGacgtgtcatctatagtggagacctgtcatctatagtggagataaGTTATCTATAGTGAAGACAAGTCATCTATAGTGAAGACTTCTCATCTACAGTGGAAacgtgtcatctatagtggagacaagttAGCTCTAGTGAAGACAAGTCCTCTATAGTGGAGTCAAGTCGTTTATAGTGAAGACCTGTCATCTGTAGTAGATAAAACTCATCTACTgtggagacctgtcatctatagtggagacctgtcatctaCAGTGGAAACGTGTCATCTATTGTGGAGACAAGTTAGCTTATAGTGAAGACAAGTCCTCTATAGTGGAGTGAAGTCGTCTATAGTGGGGACCtgccatctatagtggagacctgtcatctaCAGTGGAGACAAGTCATCTATTGTGGATACCTGTCATCTATAGTGAAGACAAATCATCTGCAGTAGAGACAAGTCATCTTTAGTTGAGacaagtcatctatagtggagacctgtcatctTTAGTGGAGAcgagtcatctatagtggagacctgcCATCTATCGTGAATACaaatcatctatagtggagacaaatcatctatattggagacaagtcatctatagtggagatggGTCATCTGTAttggagacctgtcatctatagtggagacttgTCATCTGTAGTGGAGACTTGTCATCTATAGTtgagacctgtcatctatagtggagacaagtcatctgtagtggagacgtgtcatctatagtggaggcgTGTCATCTATAATGGAGACGGGTCATCTATAATTGAGacaagtcatctatagtggagacgtgtCATCTATAGTAGAGACAAGTCATCTGtagtggagacctgtcatctatcGTGGAGACCTGTTatctatagtggagacgtgtCATCTATAGTGGGGACCTGTCACCTATAGTGGAGATCTGTCATCTATAGTAGAGACCTGTCATCTACTGTGGAGAAAAGTTATTTACTGTGGAGATCTTTCATTTGTAGTGGAGACCTGttatctatagtggagacctgtcatATATAATGGAGttgtgtcatctatagtggagacgtgtcatctatagtggagacctgtAATCTATAGTGGATACGTGTCATTTATAGTGGAGACAAGTCATCTATAGTAGAGACGTGTTATCTGTATTGGAGACGTTTCATTTATAGTGGAGgcaagtcatctatagtggagagctGTTGTCTATAGTGGAGACGTGTTATCTATAGTGGAGAGCTGTTGTCTATAGTGGAGacgtgtcatctatagtggagacctgtcatTTATAGTGGAGACAAATCATGTATAGTGGAGacaagtcatctatagtggagacgtgtcgtctatagtggagacgtgttatctatagtggagacgtgtAATCTATAGTTGAGACCTGTCATTATAAAGTGGAGacaagtcatctatagtggagacaattCATCTATAGTGGGAACAAGTCATCTATATTGGAGacaagtcatctatagtggagaaaaaatcatctatagtggagacaagtcatctatagtggagacacgTCATCTATAGTGGTGacaagtcatctatagtggagacaaatCGTCTATAGGGAAGACAAGTCATCTATATTGGAGATAGGTCCtctatagtggagacaagtcgtctatagtggagacctgtcatctatagtggagacgtgtCATTAATAGTGGAGACCTGTCATTTGTAGTGGAGATATGTCATCTACACTTGAGACctatcatctatagtggagacaagtcatctatagtggagacgtgtCATCTATAGTAGTGACACGTGGAGATATGTCAACTGTTATGTCAACACTGCCTATCTGTGCCGTTGAGATAAGGCTTTTCCGGTGGCTGTTAGAATATATGAGGACAACGCTACTGCCATGTTGATGAAAACTTTAGTAACACAGTTTGCGTTGAAATCGATATAAGAATTTAAAAAAATACTTTttatgtaatttttttcttattggaTACATTTATTTACTTGTGGAAGAACCCCTTTAGTGAAGACATATGAGAGGATTTTTGCAGATAGGAAAGAATTTATGTCATTTTGCTGGGACAAGAAgcctgtatatgtatgtatatatgtatatatatatatatatatatatatatatatatatatatatatatatatatatatatatatatatatatatatatatatatttatatatatgtatatatatccatgggggatgacccgagagaccctggtttccgagtaAGTAACTATCAATagaagaccctggtttccgaacagggaggacaacagcatcgagccattcTTCAGGgattgacgacgactcccagacctgattgtacagactcagtaagtactgagacgtgcacggagggagatggcgaagcatttcataatgaatgccatcggagcccgctgcagtagaaccgcaaagggctagggcagactgaagctcagagagagagaagggatcattatagggaaggtgaagataagtacagaaatttaaaggatgagattcaagaataggctgacgaagaaggaaggattggggaagatgagaaccagaactaacagatcaaaaatgggaacccagttcggttgtgacctgcaacgggtccgccaatagagcaccatggaggcaaaggaccggtgagacatcgagaacgaacttacccgcaatcttgcggatacgcttctagaccagtgggagaggagtttcggacgtaacgatGGAGACATAAGACTTCCTGCAAGCACGTTTAGccacacggatggtcctacggtccACTGCACTCGCCTTCAGAAACAAAAGACCTTCAGAAACAAAAGATGGTTGAAAAGACTCAAccatctgccggcggcgatgtttcttccaggctgcacgcttacagcggacagcccgagcacagtccacattccaccagggaatgcacttccgcgtttcccgagaggaagagcgaggaatagagtggagggcagcgtcaaagacagtgtcatgataaagaaggagggcgcgagggagaggcagaatggagaggtcggaaatagtagcacggagagtaaagaggcaccagtcagcctcggcaaaccgccacctagggaaggagagaggagggtgaaaagacaaggataggaaaatggtcactgccatggaggtcatcaaggacccaccacccgaaatctaaggaaaaggaagatgagcacagagaaagatcgagacaagaaagagagcgagtccgagagtccaaatgagtgggctcaccagaattaagaagggacagggaagaagagaggatgaaaggtttaaGGAGGCGACCCTGGGTGTTTGTCTGCACATCACCCCACAGGGCATGACGACAACTGATATCACCGAGCagaagcacaggctctggcaaggagtctaggaggtgtttaagatcgggaaaagAAAGtgggacagaggggggggggagataaatggaacaaaccgtgtaccatctacgcacaaagacacaggcagcagaacagtggagaggcgaggaaaaaagtaaggggacaaaggaaaCATcgaagcgaatcaagagagcagaagaattatgagccccagcaacagctggggggggggggattgaaaaGAATAGCCATGGAAGCgatcaggacgagcaccaagcatcggctcctggagtcagacacaaaggggtgaaaactgtgaaatgagaagttggaggtcaaggaaattagcGCAATATCCATAGATGTTCCATTGAAAAATAGACatcgacagagagagaggagagcaaagaagaaacaaaggtgaagaaggaacacagcacgctaaaaaagcacaggGTTAGGATCAGGGtctgcaaagtcagggttagggggcagggGCAAACTGAGTTAAGAAGGAGGgaagaagcaggaggccagaccagaggtggacgagcagggtctggagcagaaggaagagtagggggaggggcagaaagaggggagtgcacctcagcaagggcagtaacagaGATGGAactgggggctaaagaaacccccacagtaggaacagggggccccaccaccaaagcaggaggggaaggaacgatagaatcagagatagagggttatcttcttgaggttatcttgagatgatttttgggctttttagtgtccccgcggcccggtcctcgaccaggccttcatccccaggaagcagcccgtgacagctgactaacacccaggtacctattttactgctaggtaacaggggcaaagaagaaagtgaagccttcttaccgaccgggaaagaggaaggagaggagctaggTTTCcatttctgactcaaagagacaggcgtcccagcagcaatgtactgggcaactgaCTCCGGCGTCTCGAtagaagaagagcgagaaagaacaacacaaccacagagagagcgatggacatcggcccgcgcagtcaggcggcgtggagagccaagagatggaggagaatgacgggaaggaggaccagagtgagaggagaaagaagacacaggagacgtgacagactgggtagagagaaggggagccctagacagagaaccaggaggggggaccATCCAGGACACAATGGAGGAAAATAGGGGAGGtagtggtgggcgtgtccgggtctaaggtttGGAAAcgattgtgagactgaggaaggtgggatggacgaggagaggaagagcgcaccacgcgagcgtaggagacaccagcgaaagaggggagatgacgaacttggcgccgagcctcaggaaaagacaaacggtcccggtgctttaAGTTGaagacagccgcctcaagtttgtaacgaatacacgtacgagagaaggtagggtggacCTCACCGTAGTTGAGGGAACgtgcctgggaagaagtgcactccagcttagaatgaccctcgcctccacacaagggacacagagagacaggactagagcatttgagggcaccatgcccaaaccgccAGTACTTACTGCAGAGCCAAGGAGATGAActatatactcctgaacggagcatctggcactagcaagaatgacagagggcggaagggttctactatcaaaggtaaccttcacaacccgaaggggcagacggcgatgactacgagggggacgagtaaacgtatccacctggaggacagaataaccctgggcctcgaggatatgcttgatatcctcgtggcagtccttgagatccctaacaccggtcgcaataTGGTACGGGAGgataacagtgccaacactggcattcaaccgagcgttcttcgagatCCTAACAGGGGTCTCGTCAAGGCAGAATAAGGTTGCCAAGCgggtggccgcatcctgagaaggagcagcaacgacacaggtaccaagacgggtggggttgaaggtgacagaggcatctatGGAaccgacaagatgcctatgaaaggAAAAATCGTCAAGAGGAGTGGAATCCAAAGGatagaggtcaaagtacttagtccatgtagcaggaccaaacaaagcatggaacgaattAGTATGGAAAGGGAGCACACGAGAGTGgtcgtggcggggacggcgatgagaacctttagagagagacgggtcaaaaggtgcagtagtcataagaagagatggagccgtgcaaggggacgagacggtcaccacagcaggcttggggttcGACccgaccacagaggagggaggggaacagggaggaagagtccggtctgggcctaaaccgggtcctgtagtgggggctacagatcccggtcttccaggacggtccgactcaggggcctggttgcCCACCCTATGAGCCTGGGTATGAGTAGTCAAGTCGTCATACATGCTGCAAACCAATATCTAAAGAATGGGgcgtggaaccaagggataccacctaccagggcagccagggaggccgagcgtgtgccagtgcaggaagggtgcgttgTCCCcaacggtgctcccccttttcaacaagggagtcctactacttcgtccattctcccacactggtgctaagaccccattccccctattgccccagcctggacacccaaccatccactcagggcggcctctcacaggcgacccctgcaGCGAGTGGTCCGAtgtctcacaaggcccctacatggtgcccttcagcacgtacaccacccaaagacgaggcacaggcaacccacaccggtcccagggaggtgtacatgAGCCCCTCACCATGGCAGGGAGGCACTACGGAGGGgcccctctgacaggtaaaaacatagattttttgaaaaacagcaccatctgttgcacataatagcaacatgcacgctatactatgtcacgaattccatttcaatgtttccgactgcactgataaattttattttcatagattttgatttattttattttttattgaattattttgtgtgacattgtgttggaattgagctttgttgtttaccataccgttcattttgtaagtataagaatagatgccacacctgtgacaggtaaaacgatgcttctcttgaaaaacagtgccatctgttgcatgtaagagcaacatacatgctatactatatatgttactattccatttcaatgtttctgattgcattgataaattaaattttcatagattttgatttattttcgttttaaataaattattttgtgtgaattgcattggaattgagctgtgttgtttaccataccattcatttagtgagtatagtttttttttcatattttcatttcatttttaaatgtttttcttatatttcagtgaagggacaatcagatcacttgatgttcccaattttctaatgggaacatcagaccatttgggaaggcatcagacgaggcAGTGGGGAATTTTGGGGATGacaaggggacggaagtgagagatggtgggaaggacgaggggacaagggtgggggtaatggtggggaaggatgagggaaaggggagtttgggatggtggggacgagaggatgagggaatggagaatggtcgggaggacaaagggacaggggagtggggcatggtgggccaatctgtcctcttaaaaataacgtcgcttctggccgtttgcccgtatgactGAAAGTGGACGTAagttgaaaatgaaaatatttttttttttaaacatcagtaagttaagggtcctctggtaggttaggtgggcaggaaattctcataaagtttcaaatttgtatgaaaaatgttaattgaaagtttcctctcctaacctttctgaGTTGgcaagacgactcaaacagaaaacgggacattacttcacttttgtgagtcgatttcatttcaaattacgtccacttttggccatagcgcacatacgagcgaaaagcgacgttatttttaagaggacgagttggggaaggaagaggggggtggtggagtgaggaatagtggggaggacgaggggaaggtgaAGTAGGGAAGGGTTGGGAggctgaggagacgggtgaggggggaatggtgggaaggacagggggacagggaaggttgctgtggctccgcaacgcacatgcgttgcggaGCCACAAcaccgcgtggccgggtactgctagtagaacgataataataatagctCGTTGGTAATATTAACGAGCTTTTTATTTCTGGCATAGACTTGGGAACCTGTTTGTTGAACGTctttttttgcttgaccaaaagcGACATCCAAGACCGATTTTGGGTGTTTTAACTTCTACCCAATTTCAAATATCTAGTTatttcttcatcaaaaaactccggGCTGCAAACTCTCAACACTCTGAGAAACATTCCAGAAAATACTGCCCGCTTAACCTGATCATGATGATTTGAGTAGAAATGAACATACGAgcgcacattggtaggtttcctatacacattgaatttgagaCTCCTACCGATTCTATGAATCATGGTGTCTAAAAATGGCAGAACATTATTCTCTTtattctcaattgtgaatttaattgacggaccCAGCGAATTAAGTtgaatgagaaaatcagtttggTCATGGTTAACCGGCCACcagcacaaaatatcgtcaacgtacctatACCACACCAAATTCGAAGGAAAACTCCTAAGTAAGATATTCGTTTcaaaacattccatgtacaaatTGCTCAACACCGGGGAGAGGGGAGTACCCATCGCCATAACAATGTTTgattataaaatgaatcattataaaagaaataattatctttattaCACAGTTTTATGAGTTCAATATTGGTACAAAGTACCAATATTGAAATCATAAAACTGTATCCTAGTGATTCTATCCTCAGTTCTTTATATTATTGAAAAGAAAAAGTTCTACTGTCAAATTGTTTAGAACGTCAATGTTTACACTACAGAGCACTGTGTTAAAAAAGTACTGTCTGTACACGAGGTTGGGTTGTCTGAGGAGAGTGTAttaggtatggagagtgcatcaggtatggagagtgtgcatcaggtatggagagtgggcATCAGGTATGTAGAGtgtgcatcaggtatggagagtgcatcaggtatggagagtgcatcagaAATGGAGAGTgtatcaggtatggagagtgtatcaggtatagagagtgtgaatcaggtatggagagtgtgcatcaggtatggagagtgtatCAGGTATGGAGAATGTGCATctggtatggagagtgcatcaggtatggagagtgtctCAGGTATGGTGAGagcctcaggtatggagagtgaatcaagtatggagagtgcatcaggtgtggagagtgcctcaggtatggaTATTGCATCAGGTAAGGAGAGTGCCTCAGGTAcggagagtgcatcaggtatggagagtgcatcaggtacGGAGAGTGCATCAAGTatggagagtgcctcaggtatggagagtgccttAGGTATGGACAGTGCCTCAGGTATAGAGAGTGCATCAGGTGTGGAGAGtacatcaggtatggagagtgcatcaggaATGGAGAGTGTGCATCAGGTACGGAGAGtgtgcatcaggtatggagagtgtatCAGGTATGGAGAATGTGCATctggtatggagagtgcatcaggtatggagagtgtctCAGGTATGGTGAGagcctcaggtatggagagtgaatcaagtatggagagtgcatcaggtgtggagagtgcctcaggtatggaTATTGCATCAGGTAAGGAGAGTGCCTCAGGTAcggagagtgcatcaggtatggagagtgcatcaggtacGGAGAGTGCATCAAGTatggagagtgcctcaggtatggagagtgccttAGGTATGGACagtgcctcaggtatggagagtgcatcaggtgtggagagtacatcaggtatggagagtgcatcaggaATGGAGAGtgtgcatcaggtatggagagtgcatcaggtatggagagtgcctcaggtatggagagtgcatcaggtatggagagtgcctcaggtatggagagtgcctcaggtatggagagtgcatcaggtgtGGAGAGTGCATCTGGTGcggagag includes these proteins:
- the LOC138369992 gene encoding uro-adherence factor A-like, whose translation is MESASGMESVHQVWRVGIRYVECASGMESASGMESASEMESVSGMESVSGIESVNQVWRVCIRYGECIRYGECASGMESASGMESVSGMVRASGMESESSMESASGVESASGMDIASGKESASGTESASGMESASGTESASSMESASGMESALGMDSASGIESASGVESTSGMESASGMESVHQVRRVCIRYGECIRYGECASGMESASGMESVSGMVRASGMESESSMESASGVESASGMDIASGKESASGTESASGMESASGTESASSMESASGMESALGMDSASGMESASGVESTSGMESASGMESVHQCIRYGECIRNGECASGMESASDVENASGTESASGMESASGMESVSGMESASGMESASGMESASGEESASGMESASDTESASNMESASGVESASGMENASGMESASGTESTSGMESASGMESASG